AGAtatcccgggtcatggataataTCCATTGTTAATGTCCGGGTCAGGAGAATAAAAGGTTCTGACCATACCAATAAAGTAATCGGACGGATCGGCACCCGAGTCATGAAATTACTCGGGATAACGAGAAAGTGGCTGGAAGAACCCACGGAAGGGCCGGTCAATCAGAGACCAGGCCACGAGAGTACCCGAAGCCGAACCTCCCTGAGAAGTTATACATTCATGTTCTTATAAGGAATCCCGAGGAATACCTCACCATGATCATTTCGATATGAGTGAAGTATTTAATGCCGCCGATCAACAGTGTTTATAGCCGATTTATCTCTGACATTATTACAAGTGGTCAATAAATCAAGTGGCATGGATGTGACAAGTatgcgatttgacatgtcaaAACAATAAggtataatcagccaccctattataattaatgctctcacacgaagaacgaggtcatcattgaatcctttactataaatatcaggtttttTACTTGCATTTACTATCTTTCAGATATTAATTCATATTTAATACTCTCATTTGCTACACAACAATTAtcacagccatcacttggctacattggttttgTTGCTCGAGtgccctgctgacttaagcatcggagtggccacgccggactcccctccggcgcccattcacgtggttattttCTCATTCACAGATCCTTCAAGGAGCTCGAGAGTTTACAATCCAAGTCCAGCGTCTAACTCCTATTTCCTCCAATATCTTGATAGTTTACCCGGCAGAGTTCCTGACCCGACTCGTCTGTTTCGCCCGGGTTGCATCAtcggcgccgtctgtgggaaattgtGAGTTCTAAGACGTTGATATGGATCCTACCAGAAGAACAGCAAATCAAAACAACACTCATGTTCAAGGAGAAAACAACACTCGTATCTCTGGTGCTGATGGTCCTCCCCCTAATGGTCCTCAGCCTACCATTCATTTAACCCCCGAGGAGTTACAGAAGATTATAACTGATGCTGTTAAGATGGCCACGGCAAAGAAGGCCACTTCTCACCATGCCAGTCATCCCGAGCAACAACATGAACAGCCGCGAAGGGAAGAGAAGGGGGAATCAAGCGCGGGTTCTAAGTCTCCCACTGTTGCGGAAGAATTGGAAAAATTGAGGAAAAAAGTGAAAGTGTTAGAAGGGCATGTTGGTTCTAAAGGCAGCGCTCCAGCTGCAAAAGGTTGCCCATTTTCTGACATCATTGTTCGGGAACCATTACCCGGGCATTTCAAGTCGGCTAAAATCAAGGACTACGATGGGAGTTCTGACCCCGAAGAGCACCTTGCTCGTTTCGAAAACATGGCTATGTTGCATTGTTATGGGGACCAAATTAAATGCAAAGTGTTTCTAACCACTTTGATTGACTCGGCACAAAGGTGGTTCGAGGGTTTAGCTCCTCAGAGTATTCTCTCTTTCGAAGATTTTCAGAAGGTGTTCTTACATCAGTTTAGCAGTAGCAAGAAATATAAAAGAACCGCATTTAGCCTATTCGAGGTAAAGCAGCGCTCGGAGGAAACTCTAAGAGCTTATATCAAAAGATTCAACCGAGTAGCCTTAGACGTACCTGCTTGCGCGCCCGAGACAAAAACTACTGCTTTCACGCAAGGGTTGCTAGAAGGAGATTTCTTCCGCTCCCTCACCAAAAAACTACcaggagatttcgaagaccttTTGTCCCGGGCAGAAAAGTACATCAATATGGAAGAAGCCCAGCACCAGAAGAGAGAAGCATTGAAGAGAGCAAGGGGAGACCGGGCTGTCAGGCCTGAGGAAAGAAGTAACAAGAGGAATGGTTCCGGGCATCTTTCTCATGTTTCCTTGAGAAATGCCCGGGATATGGAAGTTCAAGAATGCAGCTCGGATGTGGCCCCACTCTCTAATCTCACAGTCCGGCCGGTTCGATCAGAGAAGGTCAGATATTGCACCCTACATAAAGAATGCTCCCACAACACGAATGAATGCCGATCCCTAAGGAAGGGGTTTAAGAAGCACACTGAGCCGGAATCTCGCCCTACTCGGGAGAAGCCTAGGTCGCCGCCCTGGGTATCACGACGACCTGGACCGAATGTTCCTAGGAGATCGGCTGACATCCCCAGTGGAAGCAGGAGAACAGAAGGGAACTTTAGGGAAGAAAAAAGCAGACAAGTGGAACGAAAAGACCTTTCCCCTATCCGGGGAGTGATCAAAATGATTTCGGGAGGATCTACTGATGCTGATTCCAACCGAGCCAGGAAAGCAAAGGGTAGAAGAGTGTGCTTAGAAGTTGATGGGAGGGATCGAAGTGAGCCGGTTATTAGTTTTGGCCCGGAAGACCTCAGAGGAGTCAGCCTACCCCATAATGATGCTCTGGTTATTCAGGCCCGGGTCGCTAATTATGACGTGTTGAGAGTTTTTGTGGATAATGGGAGTTCTGTTAATGTTATTTTCAAGGAAGCCCTGGTCCAAATGGATTTACATGAATATCCGCTGGAAGTAGTTGCGACTGCTCTGTTCGGCTTTGCCGGTCATGCTGTGTACCCGGAAGGGGAAATCACTCTACCCCTAACACTTGGAAGTGGAGATTTGAGGAAGACAGTTATGACAGTTTTCACCATAGTAGATGCCCCATCTTCGTATAACGTAATCCTTGGAAGGCCAGCTATGAACGAGATGAGAGCTGTAGCCTCCACTTATCACCAGAAGATCAAGTTCCCGATACGAGGGCAGGTGGGAGAGGTTAAGGGAGACCAACCCTCATCCCGGAAATGCTATGGTGAAACAATCCAAGTAGATCAGAAAAGGGCGAGAAGGGAGGACAGGGGAAAGAAAGTGGCTCAGGGAGCAAAGGAGGTAGAAGGGAATGAAGTAAATTTTGTTGCAGAAGACGAGCAAGAGGTGGTCGAAATAAAACCCGGAAAAAGTATCCGAGTGGCCCGAGACCTGGAAGACTCCACCCGGGTAAAACTCCTAGCCTGTTTAAGAGCTAATATCTCTATTTTTGCATGGTCCCAACAGGAACTTGTGGGAATATCACCCAAAGTAGCCGAGCACAAATTAAACATCATCCCTGGATCCCGACCTATAAAACAGAAGAAAAGGCACTTCGGGCCCGAAAAAGACAAAATCATAGAAGAACAGGTGAAGGAAATGTTGGGAGCCGGCCACATCAGGGAAGTCCAATTTCCCACATGGCTCTCTAATGTGGTCCTTGTTCCCAAGGCCACAGGGAAGTGGAGAATGTGTGTAGATTTCCGGGATCTGAACAAAGCTTGCCCGAAGAATTGTTACCCACTTCCTCGAATCGATCAGTTGGTGGATTCAACTTCCGGCTTTGAGTTACTAAGTTTCATGGATGCATATCAGGGTTATCACCAAATCTCCATGGCCCGAGAAGATCAAGATAAGGCCAGCTTCATCACTTCTGGGGGCACCTTTTGCTAtgtggtcatgccatttggattaaagAATGCCGGAGCCACATATCAACGCCTAATGAGTCAAGTCTTCCAAAAGCAGATAGGCAGGAATGTTGaggtatatgtggatgatatcttgattaagACTCGAGAAATGTCTTGTTTTATTGCTGATCTGACAGAGACTTTTGCCACGTTGAAAAAGTATGAGATTAAGCTCAACCCGGCCAAATGTGTGTTCGGGGTCAAGAGTGGAAAGTTTCTGGGTTTCATGGTTACAGACAGAGGAATTGAAGTCAACCCGGAAAAGATAAAAGCTGTGATTGACATGCCCTCCCCTCAATCTACCCGGGATGTACAGAAAttgaccgggaggattgctgTTTTGTCCCGATTCATCTCTCGATCTGCTCACCGGAGCTATCCTTTTTTTCAAATCCTCAGAAAGGCCCAGAAGTTTGGTGGGAATGAAGGGTGCGAACAAGCTTTCCAAGACTTGAAAAAACACTTATCCGAGTTACCTGTTTTGGTAAAGCCGGAGCCGGGGGAAAAGTTGTGGATTTATTTGTCTGCCACTGAACATGCTGTCAGTTCTGTTCTCATCAAGAAAGAAGGGACAGATCAGAGGCCCGTGTATTATGTTAGTCATGCCCTCCGAGGAGCAGAGTTGAAATATAGTGAAATGGAAAAAATAGCTCTAGCCTTGGTAATGACTGCCCGAAAATTAAGGCCATACTTTTTGTCTCATCCGATAGTGGTCCTCACCAATTCCCCACTCGGAAGAATAATGACACATTCGGAAGTCTCAGGAAGAATGGTGAAATGGACAATAGAGCTGGGGGAATACGACATTGAGTATCAACCCCGGACCGCCATCAAAGCTCAGGCTCTGACAGACTTCTTGATAGAAATGATCCAACCGACAGAGGAGGAGGTATGGAGAGTCTTCGTTGATGGCGCTTCAAATCTATCCGGATGCGGAGTTGGAGTGGTCATAGTAGCCCCATTCGGAGAAAAGATAAGATTGGCCCTGAGAATCGATTCCCGGGTTACAAATAACGAAGCTGAATATGAAGCTGTTTTGTCAGGATTACAAGCCGCCCAAGAAGTCGGAGCCTCCCGAGTAATTATTTACTCTGATTCTCAGTTAGTGGCACAACAAATTAAGGGTGCTTACGAggccaaaaatgaaaaaatgctCAAATACTTGAAACTCATAGCAGCCCGAGCTGCCTCTTTTACCGACTGGAGCATTGAGCAAATCCCCCGGGAAGAGAATGAGGAAGCTGATAGTCTGGCCAAGTTAGCTGCTTCTATGTCCGAAGTAAGTACCCGAGAAATCATGTGTTTTACCCGATTGGTACTATCTGTTGATGAGGCATCACCTACCCAGATAAATTCATGGATGACTCCCCTGATTGAATACATAGTCCATGCCAAGCTTCCGATTGACCGAGTTCAGGCTTTAAAGATAAAGAAACAAGCACTCAGGTTCACTCTATTGAACAACACTCTTTACAGGCGATCATATCTGGGTCCTCTATTGAAATGTATCTCAGAAAGGGAAGTGGAATACATCCTCCGGGAAATTCATGAAGGATGCTGTGGAGAACACTTGGGAGGGATGACCCTGTCTCGGAAAGCCCTATTAGCAGGATTTTGGTGGCCCCGGATGGATCAAGATGCCGCCAAACTAGTCCAAAAATGCCAGGGTTGCCAACACCATTCCAATTTTCACCATCGCCCAACTGCAAGTATGCAACCAATCTCTGCCTCATGCTCTTTTGATCAATGGGGTCTAGATATAGTGGGCCCCTTCCCCATGGCCCGGGCACAAAAAAGATTTCTTCTAGTGGATATTGATTATTTCTCCAAATGGGTGGAAGCTGAGCCATTATCCAGAATTACTGAAGACGAAGTTACgaaatttctttggaaaagCATTGTTTGCAGATACGGCATCCCTAGGAAGCTAATTTCCGACAATGGAAGACAATTCCAGGAAAAAAGATTACCTCCTGGTGTCATGAAATGAAGATTATTCAATCCTTCACCTCAGTAGCCTATCCTCAGGCTAATGGCCAGACGGAAGTAACTAACAGGATCCTCGTGCAAGCACTGAAGGCCCGGCTCCATGGGAAAGGAAAAGATTGGGTGAAGGAATTGCCAAGTGTCTTATGGGCTTACCGAACTACTCCTCGATCATCTACTCGGGAAACACCCTATAGCCTGGTATACGGGTCAGAAGCAGTCCTGCCAGTGGAAATCGGGCAATCTTCTATTCGGATAGAGTCCTACCCAAACCACAATGATCAGTCCCGGGCCATTGAACTTGATCTGGTTGAAGAAAGGCGAGACAGAGCTAAcattcgaatggaagcttatCGTAGCCGGGTAATgaaatcctataataagaaTGTTCGGGCGCGAAATTTTCAGATAGGGGACTTAGTCATGAAAAAATTGAAACCGGTGGGCGATGTAGGGAAATTGGAAGCAAAATGGGAAGGAcccttcaaaataattcaaagaatCAGTTCTGGTGCAGCTTATTATCTTGAAGATTCTCTGGGGCAAATTCTCAAGAGGCCATGGAATGCTTTTCATTTAAAAAGATATTATGTGTAGAAGATACTTGTACCTACTGATTTCTACATCAAATAAAAAGATTGTTCGAGAAAGCGTTTAAATACTTTCAaatccagggacccgtaccctggcccggtggaCCCGTACCCCAGTTATACTTTCAAATCCGGGGActcgtaccctggcccggtggaCCCGTACCCCAGTTATACTTTCAAATCCGGGGActcgtaccctggcccggtggacccgtaccccggttatacttTCAAGTCCAGTGACCCGTACCCTGACCcggtggacccgtaccccggttatactttcaaatccggggacccgtaccctggcccggtggacccgtaccccggttatactttcaagtccagggacccgtaccctggcccggtggacccgtaccccggttatactttcaagtccagggacccgtaccctggcccggtggacccgtaccccggttatacttTCAAATCTAGGAATATCGGGGAAGCCGTTATCAAATGCGATGAAAAGATCTCATTAACAAAGAAGATATTTACAAAGTGCTCGAAACCCaggagtaaaaaaaaaaaaaaaaaaaaactagtttTATTTGGGATCATGCTCCTTGTTCTGCTCCTCCTCGTCTGGGAGAGAGGCTGCTGCCTTCTCTAAATCTGGAAAATCTTCCCGGTCAGCTGGGACCAAACCCGCCTCCTCGAATTGTTCCAGGCACTTGTTGAAGCCCTGTTCAAAGTACGGGAAGGCTTTCTTAGCCAACATCAGCTTAAACTCAGGAGATTTTAAAAAGTTGGTCATCTGCTCCTCCTGAGCAGTCTTAAGAAGGGATACGGTAGCCTGGAGACCATCAGCTCGAGCACGGGAGGACTCAGCTTCCTCCCTTAACGCTTGTGTCTCTGCTCGGGCCACTGTCAGCTCAGCCCGTATCAAATCCATTTGTTGCTCCCAGACAGCCCTCTCCCAAGCCAACACATGCTCGTGAAGCTCGCTCAAACGGTCCACCTCCCCTCGGAGTTTAGCATGCGTCTCCTGGGCCGAGGTAGCCCGAGCATTGGCCCCTTTAGCTACGTTAGCTACTCGCTCGTAAGAATGTACGAGCATCTGCAGGCCCTGAAAATATTGTTCAAACTTGAGAATAAAGCGAGAAAAGAGAGAGAAAGGGAGAGAAGAGAAAGGGGGGGGTTACAATTTCCTGAACTTACAGAAAAAACCCGGGACGTTCCTTCGCAGAGAAGCATGTTGGGATGAAGTCCCTGAAGGTGTGCCACCTCGTCAGGACGAAGAAGGCCCCGGATCATTTTAAGAAGATCCGCACTGATATCTTCACCGAAGATGTTGGGGATAACCCAAGGCCTTCCCCCAGAGGCCCGATAGAAGAACCTGTCATAGGAGGAGACCGGACGACCTCCTCGACGTCATCCTCTACTGCCACCACCGGCTCCTGGATGGCTTTCCTCTTTCGTTGATTAAGAGGAGCTGGATCCTCTTCGGTAGTTGGGACGGTGGATTCTTCTGGGGGAAGAATGGGTTCCTCACGAACCATCATTTCTGCTTCGTCCCTCTGTCCTTCAGTTTCCCGGGCTTCAGCCAATGCCCGGGCTTGGCGTTCTTCCTCCTCTTGAGTTTCCCGAGCTTTCTTCTCAGCCCGGGCTCTTTTTTGATCGGCTTTTCTCTTAGCCGCGGCCTCCTGGAAACTCGCCCTGATCATGTCCTCGGCTGCATTTCAAAAACAGCATGTCAGATAACCAAGCAGGTGAAGGATACATAAAGGGAAATAATGGTAAGATAATACTTTACCAGCCTGCGACCCGGGGTGACTGAACTCATCTATTATCTTGTCCACGGGGTCTTCAGGCCGAGACCCAATCCCATAATGAATCAAGTTGTCCCCCCCAATCAATACAGAGGAAAGATAAGATTGTTTTTCTAGGGCCCCCCAGGCTTGGATAAAAGGGGGGAGGAGTTTGTAATCCCGGGAAAGCTCGGGTTGGGAAGGCATAGCAGAAAGAAAGCCCAAAGTAGTGGTGGGGAGAGTCgggaattgaagaaagaaaaattttgtctTCCATCCCTTCAAAGAGGAAGGGATATCATTTAAGAACCGGTAATGCATCCGGGCCATAAAAGAAAAGACCCCATCATTAAACGGGcaagaataaaaataatgaaaaattgaaGAATTGATGAGAAGTTGTTTCATACGGAACAGTACAAAAGTAGCAGCCATAATACGAAAAGCATTAGGATGGAGGTGGTTGAGGGGAAGGTTGAAAAATCGGGCAACTCCCTCAAAGAAATGGTGTACCGAGAAGCGGAGACCACTCTTGAGCTGCTCAAGAAAGAAAGCATGATAGCCGGGGGGAGGGGTATCTGGGTGATCGTTCGGTCCAGGAATTTTGATGTCATAAGTAGAAGGGATGGAGTCCAAAGATTTCAACTCTTCTATACTACCCGGGCGAAAGGTAGAAGTCACAGTGGAAAACCATGGGAGACTTGTGGCCTTCTCTTTTCCCTTGCCCTGGGTACCAGCAGGCCGAGAAGAAGaagttttggattttttaaGGGGTCGAGAATGGGAAATGGGAATGCCTATTGGAAGGCGAATGGAGGTCTCAGAAGGGGTCGGGGAGTTATCCTCCGATCGGCCCCTGACATTTTTGCCGGACGTGGAAGATGTGGAGTTTGACATAATGAAAAGGGTAAATGAGGAAAGGAGACTTACTAAGAAGTAATGGAGATGGTGACCGGTTGTCGATGAACGGAAAGATCGCCGGAATAACACCCACGTGACGGAAAAGCTCGAGAAAAGAATTTGGCAGAGCTTCGCTACAAGGGAATTTGCAAGTGAATGCTGAAAACCATTCATATACTATATATAGGGGAAGAGGGTGATCTATACCGTTGATCTAAAGCAGATCGAACGGACCAGATCAGCCTCGAAAATTGAGCGGCATCATTGGGCGGGATATTTGAAAAGACGTGAGCACAAATCGAGAAATTATAGTCATTCACTTGCTTGGAATACGGACAGTTCCTGACAGCTTGTCAGAGGGGGATGCGTCGTTCTGACATCGCATTAAATGATCAGGGAAGACGAAGTCCCGGCGTATTATCCTAAGCCCGGGTGGCACGAAGCCCCGGCGTATTATCCTAAGACCGGGTGGCACGAAGCCCCGGCGTATTATCCTAAGCCCGGGTGATACGAAGTCCCGGCGTATTATCCTAAGCCCGGGTGGCACGAAGTCCCGGCGTATTATCTTAAGCACGGGTGGCACGAGGATCCTGCGATCAATTAATAGCTTATGGTTTTCTTgtttattgattcttaatctaTGCCGGCTTGTTCACAAAAGATATAAAGTAGCAAGatacattaaaatttttattaaggaaATGGTCGGCGTCGTATTGCAGCTATTTTAGAAGATACATAATCTTGCCATTCATTCATCCAATCAGTCAACTCTTGAAAATAGAGACTGGTGAAGGACTCGGCGGTTGAAATCTTGTTCAAATGATGCCACTCCTTCCACAGCATAGCATGCAACAGAGCTTGGTCGGTGGCTAGGTCTGCAGGACGAGCTATTTCAAGCTCTCGCCTATATTTCCTCGCCACTGCTCTCTGTGCACGAGTAAGAGCCAGGCCATTCTGGTAAGCGATTGTAATATCTTGAATCTTGTACCA
The Primulina tabacum isolate GXHZ01 chromosome 9, ASM2559414v2, whole genome shotgun sequence DNA segment above includes these coding regions:
- the LOC142504327 gene encoding uncharacterized protein LOC142504327, encoding MDPTRRTANQNNTHVQGENNTRISGADGPPPNGPQPTIHLTPEELQKIITDAVKMATAKKATSHHASHPEQQHEQPRREEKGESSAGSKSPTVAEELEKLRKKVKVLEGHVGSKGSAPAAKGCPFSDIIVREPLPGHFKSAKIKDYDGSSDPEEHLARFENMAMLHCYGDQIKCKVFLTTLIDSAQRWFEGLAPQSILSFEDFQKVFLHQFSSSKKYKRTAFSLFEVKQRSEETLRAYIKRFNRVALDVPACAPETKTTAFTQGLLEGDFFRSLTKKLPGDFEDLLSRAEKYINMEEAQHQKREALKRARGDRAVRPEERSNKRNGSGHLSHVSLRNARDMEVQECSSDVAPLSNLTVRPVRSEKVRYCTLHKECSHNTNECRSLRKGFKKHTEPESRPTREKPRSPPWVSRRPGPNVPRRSADIPSGSRRTEGNFREEKSRQVERKDLSPIRGVIKMISGGSTDADSNRARKAKGRRVCLEVDGRDRSEPVISFGPEDLRGVSLPHNDALVIQARVANYDVLRVFVDNGSSVNVIFKEALVQMDLHEYPLEVVATALFGFAGHAVYPEGEITLPLTLGSGDLRKTVMTVFTIVDAPSSYNVILGRPAMNEMRAVASTYHQKIKFPIRGQVGEVKGDQPSSRKCYGETIQVDQKRARREDRGKKVAQGAKEVEGNEVNFVAEDEQEVVEIKPGKSIRVARDLEDSTRVKLLACLRANISIFAWSQQELVGISPKVAEHKLNIIPGSRPIKQKKRHFGPEKDKIIEEQVKEMLGAGHIREVQFPTWLSNVVLVPKATGKWRMCVDFRDLNKACPKNCYPLPRIDQLVDSTSGFELLSFMDAYQGYHQISMAREDQDKASFITSGGTFCYVVMPFGLKNAGATYQRLMSQVFQKQIGRNVEVYVDDILIKTREMSCFIADLTETFATLKKYEIKLNPAKCVFGVKSGKFLGFMVTDRGIEVNPEKIKAVIDMPSPQSTRDVQKLTGRIAVLSRFISRSAHRSYPFFQILRKAQKFGGNEGCEQAFQDLKKHLSELPVLVKPEPGEKLWIYLSATEHAVSSVLIKKEGTDQRPVYYVSHALRGAELKYSEMEKIALALVMTARKLRPYFLSHPIVVLTNSPLGRIMTHSEVSGRMVKWTIELGEYDIEYQPRTAIKAQALTDFLIEMIQPTEEEVWRVFVDGASNLSGCGVGVVIVAPFGEKIRLALRIDSRVTNNEAEYEAVLSGLQAAQEVGASRVIIYSDSQLVAQQIKGAYEAKNEKMLKYLKLIAARAASFTDWSIEQIPREENEEADSLAKLAASMSEVSTREIMCFTRLVLSVDEASPTQINSWMTPLIEYIVHAKLPIDRVQALKIKKQALRFTLLNNTLYRRSYLGPLLKCISEREVEYILREIHEGCCGEHLGGMTLSRKALLAGFWWPRMDQDAAKLVQKCQGCQHHSNFHHRPTASMQPISASCSFDQWGLDIVGPFPMARAQKRFLLVDIDYFSKWVEAEPLSRITEDEVTKFLWKSIVCRYGIPRKLISDNGRQFQEKRLPPGVMK